The Acidobacteriota bacterium DNA segment AAGGCGGCGGCGGGTCGGCTGCTCCTCAACGAGCCGGCCGCCGAGTGGTTCGCCGGCCTGGCCGAACGCTACGCGCTGCGCGAGCTCGCGCTCGAGGCACGCGTCGCGTGCGCCGCGGCCGCCCTGCCGCCGCTCCACCGCGACCCGTTCGACCGCGTGCTCGTCGCCGTGGCCCAGGCGCACGCGCTGACCATCCTGACCGCCGACGAGCACATCGCCCAGTACCCGGGGACGAAGACCCTCTGGTGAAGGCGCGCGCTCGAGTACCCGTAAGACCCGCGCGCAGTGGCCTGTAGCGCAACATGCTC contains these protein-coding regions:
- a CDS encoding type II toxin-antitoxin system VapC family toxin codes for the protein MNVLLDTCALVALARGDLPRRAADALRAAPDAFVSVVSPWEVAIKAAAGRLLLNEPAAEWFAGLAERYALRELALEARVACAAAALPPLHRDPFDRVLVAVAQAHALTILTADEHIAQYPGTKTLW